In Deinococcus betulae, a genomic segment contains:
- a CDS encoding diacylglycerol/lipid kinase family protein → MYNPRAGSSHRAPLAALCGALQDAGFAVTPHVTQHTEALGDLLRGVRGTVFLAGGDGTLRTGALHLLSRPEVTLGVIPMGTANNVARALNLLGDPLGVARRFGQARPVPFDVGRVRGGWGVDYFLEACGCGLFADILDDYGPHQAKSPVRALGSMLEAFSTHRPLGLHVTVDGRPLPSPPVAVLEVMNTPSTGNGLNLAPDAQVGDGLLNLVRVDGLRRAPMLTYARALRLGTFHRLPSVKETVGRHFAIADSGQVWHIDTELRRSTEPGGAVEVDVVVGGLQMLGFTA, encoded by the coding sequence ATTTATAACCCCCGCGCTGGCAGCAGCCACCGGGCGCCCCTGGCCGCGCTGTGCGGCGCCTTACAGGATGCTGGGTTTGCCGTGACGCCCCATGTGACCCAGCATACGGAGGCCCTGGGCGACCTATTGCGTGGCGTCCGGGGCACCGTGTTTCTGGCCGGCGGTGACGGCACCCTCCGCACCGGCGCGCTGCACCTGCTGAGCCGCCCAGAAGTGACGCTAGGGGTCATTCCGATGGGCACCGCCAACAACGTCGCCCGCGCCCTGAACCTGCTGGGCGACCCCCTGGGCGTGGCTCGCCGCTTTGGGCAGGCGCGACCTGTCCCCTTCGATGTGGGCCGGGTGCGGGGGGGCTGGGGCGTGGACTATTTTCTGGAGGCCTGTGGCTGCGGCCTGTTTGCGGACATTCTCGATGACTACGGCCCGCATCAGGCCAAAAGCCCGGTGCGGGCGCTGGGGTCCATGTTGGAAGCCTTCAGTACCCACCGGCCGCTGGGGCTGCATGTGACGGTGGACGGGCGCCCGCTGCCCAGTCCCCCCGTCGCTGTGCTGGAAGTCATGAACACGCCCAGCACCGGCAACGGCCTGAACCTGGCCCCTGATGCGCAGGTGGGCGACGGCCTGCTAAACCTGGTGCGGGTGGATGGCCTGCGCCGCGCGCCCATGCTGACCTATGCCCGCGCCCTGCGCCTGGGCACCTTTCACCGCCTGCCCAGCGTCAAGGAAACGGTGGGACGGCATTTTGCCATTGCCGATTCTGGGCAGGTCTGGCACATAGATACAGAACTCCGCCGCAGCACAGAGCCGGGCGGAGCGGTGGAAGTGGATGTGGTCGTGGGCGGTTTACAAATGCTTGGGTTTACCGCATAG
- a CDS encoding diacylglycerol/lipid kinase family protein, whose product MTAASGAVAATTLDQGPATLIYNTRAGGSGHCTPDDLVEALHGIGYAPVYQATTSEAELHAVLKNVQGTVFVAGGDGTVRAAALHLAGQVGVTLGVIPLGTANNVARTLGVQGTPTEVIAAYTDASAVPFDLGRVTAPWGEDLFLEACGCGAFADVLAEYDPEAGKSPLRAVQALTTSLSSFDPPPLSLTLDGQPEPETAFALLEVMNTRATGPRLRLATHADPSDGQLDVVRIDAAGREGLLAYLAALARDDFEALASVDSTRAACIEVPYSGQAFHVDAEVRPPMPGVTGVVRVDAWPGALHVLVPTGGRS is encoded by the coding sequence ATGACAGCAGCAAGCGGCGCAGTGGCAGCAACCACGCTGGACCAGGGGCCAGCAACCCTGATTTACAACACCAGAGCCGGTGGCAGCGGGCACTGCACGCCAGACGATCTGGTGGAGGCGCTGCATGGCATTGGGTACGCGCCGGTCTACCAAGCCACGACCTCCGAAGCCGAGCTGCACGCCGTCTTAAAAAACGTGCAGGGCACCGTCTTTGTGGCGGGCGGCGACGGTACGGTGCGGGCCGCAGCGCTCCACTTGGCTGGGCAGGTGGGTGTGACCTTGGGGGTCATTCCGCTGGGCACCGCCAATAACGTGGCCCGCACCCTGGGCGTCCAGGGCACCCCCACCGAGGTCATCGCGGCGTATACGGACGCCTCCGCTGTCCCTTTTGACCTGGGGCGCGTGACGGCCCCCTGGGGCGAAGACCTGTTTCTGGAGGCTTGCGGCTGCGGCGCTTTCGCCGACGTACTGGCCGAATACGACCCCGAAGCCGGCAAGAGTCCCCTGCGCGCCGTGCAGGCCCTGACCACCAGCCTCTCCAGTTTTGATCCGCCTCCTCTGTCTCTGACACTCGACGGACAGCCAGAGCCAGAGACAGCCTTTGCCCTGCTCGAAGTCATGAACACGCGCGCCACCGGGCCCCGGCTGCGCCTGGCCACCCACGCCGACCCCAGCGACGGCCAGCTGGATGTGGTCCGCATTGACGCGGCGGGCCGCGAGGGGCTGCTGGCCTACCTGGCCGCCCTGGCCCGCGACGACTTCGAGGCTCTGGCCAGCGTGGACAGCACCCGCGCCGCCTGCATAGAGGTGCCCTACAGTGGCCAGGCGTTTCATGTGGACGCTGAGGTCAGGCCGCCTATGCCCGGCGTAACTGGGGTGGTGCGCGTGGACGCCTGGCCTGGGGCGCTGCACGTGCTGGTGCCCACAGGAGGGAGGTCGTAA
- a CDS encoding PHP-associated domain-containing protein, with translation MQNNIVFRQGVQVMRVDLHLHTEVSHDCRTPLRDIPSWLLRTNTRVIAVTDHDQHRGGLELQAIVRDLGLDDRLSVIAGEEITTSEGELIGLFLQERIPPQLSPEETVREIKAQGGLVLLQHGFDPLKRYRLRPEATERIAGEVDIVETFNSRLSRHRWNRAAEAWAHQRGLPMCAGSDAHTLRDIGEAWVETPFRTVNTPAQLLAALQEGVVAGRWTHPVYAFGQKQWRNFHGRFRRF, from the coding sequence ATGCAGAACAACATCGTCTTCCGGCAGGGCGTGCAGGTGATGCGCGTGGACCTGCACCTACACACCGAGGTCAGCCATGACTGCCGCACGCCCCTGCGTGACATTCCCAGCTGGCTGCTGCGCACCAACACCCGCGTAATTGCTGTGACTGACCATGACCAGCACCGCGGCGGCCTAGAGTTGCAGGCCATCGTGCGCGATCTGGGACTGGATGACCGCCTCAGCGTCATCGCCGGCGAGGAAATCACGACCAGTGAAGGCGAGCTGATCGGCCTCTTTCTGCAGGAACGCATTCCCCCTCAGCTCTCGCCAGAAGAGACCGTGCGCGAGATCAAGGCCCAGGGAGGACTGGTGCTGCTGCAACATGGCTTTGACCCCCTGAAACGCTATCGCCTGCGGCCAGAGGCCACCGAGCGTATTGCCGGAGAGGTGGACATCGTCGAAACCTTCAACTCGCGCCTGTCACGTCACCGCTGGAACCGGGCCGCCGAGGCCTGGGCGCATCAGCGTGGCCTGCCCATGTGTGCTGGCAGCGACGCCCATACCCTGCGGGACATAGGGGAGGCCTGGGTCGAGACGCCTTTTCGTACGGTCAATACGCCGGCTCAGCTGTTGGCGGCCCTGCAAGAAGGTGTGGTGGCGGGGCGCTGGACCCATCCGGTCTATGCCTTTGGGCAGAAGCAGTGGCGCAATTTCCATGGACGATTTCGCCGCTTCTGA